The Zootoca vivipara chromosome 4, rZooViv1.1, whole genome shotgun sequence genome has a segment encoding these proteins:
- the LOC118084999 gene encoding olfactory receptor 52I2-like yields the protein MDPDKFNSSPSAFFLVGIPGLENAHPWIGALFCSMYLVALAGNCVLLLTILLAHTLHHPMFFFLAMLGMIDLVMATSVVPKMLSIFWMGSQEIGFDACFTQMFLVHSTTAVESGVLLAMAFDRYIAICHPLRYETILTPQRVVQIGLAILTRGILFMVPLTWELRNLPYCASKVLSHSYCEHMVVMKLACADYSASSTYNLVGTTLIVGTDTAFIALSYGLILGVVGKLAEKTERLKSFSTCSSHICVMLLYYLPGLASIYIQCFPQTVPPHVQVLLADLYLSLPPMLNPIIYSIRTKQVREALCKVFSFFKGPQ from the coding sequence ATGGATCCAGACAAGTTCAACTCCAGCCCCTCTGCCTTCTTCTTAGTTGGCATCCCTGGGCTAGAAAATGCCCATCCTTGGATTGGCGCCCTCTTCTGCTCAATGTACTTGGTGGCACTTGCAGGAAACTGCGTCCTCCTCCTGACAATCCTACTGGCTCACACCTTGCACCATCCCATGTTCTTCTTCCTGGCCATGTTGGGAATGATCGACCTGGTCATGGCCACATCTGTGGTCCCCAAGATGCTCAGCATCTTCTGGATGGGCTCTCAAGAGATTGGCTTTGATGCTTGCTTCACCCAGATGTTCCTCGTCCACTCCACCACAGCTGTGGAATCAGGAGTCTTGCTGGCCATGGCCTTTGACCGGTACATCGCCATCTGCCACCCGCTAAGATATGAGACTATCTTGACACCCCAAAGGGTCGTGCAGATAGGGCTGGCCATTCTGACAAGAGGGATCCTCTTCATGGTGCCTTTGACCTGGGAGTTGAGGAATTTGCCATACTGTGCTTCCAAAGTGTTATCCCATTCCTACTGCGAGCACATGGTGGTCATGAAATTGGCCTGCGCAGATTATTCTGCAAGCAGCACCTACAACTTGGTGGGGACCACCCTCATTGTGGGGACCGACACAGCCTTCATCGCCTTGTCTTACGGACTGATTCTCGGGGTCGTGGGGAAACTTGCCGAGAAAACAGAGCGGCTCAAGTCCTTCAGCACCTGTAGCTCCCACATCTGTGTGATGCTGCTCTACTACCTCCCAGGCTTGGCCTCCATTTACATCCAGTGCTTTCCCCAGACGGTGCCACCACATGTGCAGGTCCTGCTGGCGGATCTGTATCTCAGCCTCCCTCCCATGTTGAACCCCATCATTTACAGCATCCGGACAAAGCAGGTGCGTGAGGCTCTGTGCAAAGTATTTTCCTTCTTCAAGGGTCCTCAATGA